From the genome of Candidatus Obscuribacterales bacterium:
TGGGCCTGAAGAGCATCTACCAAAGCGGTTTGGAGAATTATAGCCGTCGTCCCATGGGTTCAGACATCAAAAAAACTCTAGACATGTTCAAAGATTGGAATGTTTATACATGTCTCCACCCAACCGCCTACAGCCACAGCATAAAAAAACAGGCCATCCCTCCAAAAGAGAGTGACCTGTTTGCCTATCCATGCAGCAACTGCCCAACGTAAACTTTGGAGTTCATAACCAACGCGCGGGTATGGAGAGCGGATGTCTGAGGCTGTGGTTGGGCATCACAACCTCAAGCATAAGGTGCGGCATTGGTGGTGACGAGCAAGTTTAGATCCTGCGCAAACGTTTTTGATCGCGATATACAACGTCATTCATGACGTGATGTGTACAGGATAAAACCTAGGGTTTGGTATTAGATAAATCAACCCATTCGGAGAGTGGTTCGCCTTCAAAGGGTTGAACGCCAATGTCAGGATATTGATCATCTCTAGGACTGAATAAACGAGCCACTCCTTCAGAGATATATTGCAGGGCGTTTTGGGTCAGTTTAAGGATGTTCATAAAAGCCTCTCAGCCGTTTTACAACAGGGACAGCGGTGAAACAAATCGCCCTAAAGTTAAGGGACTATGTATTGGGCTAGTGTTGTTGATGGCAGGCGATCGAGAACGGCGAGTGGGTGATAATGTCTGAGTTGAGTGAACAAAGCTCTTGATCCCCTACCTCTTCATCATAGATGTCTCACTGCAGCTCTGTCATTAATTCTTGATAAGTTGATCACCATAATTTGTGACATTGATTTATGAAAACAGGCTGCTTTTTTCGGAATGTTGCTAATAGCTGAACTTCATCATGGAGAATGCTTAAATCACCGGTTTAGATGTAACTAAGTGTTGAGAATCTTTTGAATAAATAGGGCAAGTTGTTCCGCACTGTCAGCGATCGCCAAGGCTTGGGTAGCTTTGGCCATTTGCTGTAGTTGCTCCGGTGAACGTAACAAATTCAACACCTTTTCTTGCAGGTGTTCGGCGTTCAGGGCAGATTGTTGACAAACTTGAGCTGCACCGGTAGCCGCAAAGACTGCCGCATTGTAGGTTTGGTGATCTTCGGCCGCAAAAGGATAGGGAATGAGGATCGACGGAGTAGCGGTGATGGCAAATTCCGTGAGGGTACCAGCTCCGGCACGGCTGATGGCGAGGTCAGCACGGCGCAGTAGACCGGCCATGTCGTCATAGAAGGGTCGGGCAATGTAGTGGGGATGTTTGAGGGTATCGACATCAGGATCGTTAGTGCCGGTTAAATGCACCACCCAAGCTCCGGCTTCAAACCAGGCAGAGGCGGCATTGCGCACCAGACGATTGACGGCGACCGCACCCTGACTGCCGCCAACAACGACAATCAGCGGTACGTCATCGGGAATGGGCAGGTCTACGAGGGGCGATCGCTCTGTTTGCCGAAAAGCATCCCGAACGGGGGTGCCCACACAGATAGTCTGGGTGTGGGGTAGGTAGGCTGCTGCGGCTTCAAACCCTAGGGCCACGGCGGTACACCAAGGGCTAAACCAACGGGTAACCTTGCCGGGGAGGGCGTTAGATTCGTGGAGAATGACCGGCAAACCCAGGGAACGGGCAGCCATGATCGCCGGGGCGGCAATATAGCCACCGGTGGTAAACACGCCCCGAAACTGTCCTTGACGGAGCAGACGGCGCGTAAAGATGATCGCTTTGGCGAGTTTGCCAAAAACTGGGACAGTGGCCAGTCCCCGGCGCTGCAATCCCTCAAAGTCAATCAGATGCAGGGGATAGGTTTGGGGAACCAATTGGGTTTCTAGGCGATCAGGAACCCCTAGCCATTCAATGCTGTAGTCTGAAAGGTGGGCCGCCGTCGCGATCGCTGGAAACAGGTGCCCGCCGGTGCCACTGGCGGCAATCAAAAGCTTAGAAGTATGTGCCATGGTCATCGTCAAACGCTGTGTTGCCGGGTTAGAGCATTCCTCCGCCACGATACAGCACTTCGATGACGATGCGATCGCCTTGGTCGTGAAATGCAACAGTTGGGCGATCGCTGCCCCATGGAGCGGAACCCATCGGTGGCTCCCTTGTCGTTCCCCTATCGCTGCGACCATAATTGGACGTGCATCATAGAAAACCTAGGGCGCGCGCGGATAGCGATGCCTATCCCTCCCCACCTCATAACCTTGACCTTTGAAATCCTACATTATGTCCATCCCACACACCCCCGAAGCCGCTGTACCTCATGGGTCTATCCTTGCCCCTGTCAACGCTCGGCGATGGCTTGCTTGGATGCAAAGCCTGTCTGTCTCGTCCGCCGTTGTGCTGTCAGCAGTGATGGGGGGCGGCGATCGCGTGATGGCCGCACCGCCAGAAACGGCCCCCGCCAGTGTGCTGGAGTTTGTTGCTGACCTAGATGCCGCTGCCAACCAAGCTGATGTACGTCAGGTGATGCAGCACTATAGCCAAGACTTTCGTAGTGCAGACGGACTCAGCTACCGCGATATGGAAAATGCTCTAACCACGCTGTGGGAGCAATATCCAGGGCTCACCTATGAAACTCAGCTTTTGTCTTGGGAGCAAGACGGCGACGCCATTATCACGGAAACCATGACGTTGATTACCGGCACGCCCCTAGTGGGCGATCGCCCCTTTGAATTCACATCAACCCTAGAAGCCCGCCAGCGGTTAGTGGATTCGGAAATTGTCGAGCAGGAAATTCTTGCCGAAGAAACGGTGCTGATGTCGGGCAGCAATCCGCCCACGGTGCAAATTAACCTGCCTGCATCAGTGGCCATGGGTCGCTCCTTTACCTTTGATGCCATCGTCCTAGAACCGTTGGCAGGGGAACGGTTAATGGGGGTCGCCCTTGATGAACCCGTCGATTTGGCTGGCTATCTCGACCCCATGGATGTGGAATTGACCGTTTTGCCGGCTGGGGGATTGTTCAAAATTGGCCAAGCGCCAGAAACACCTGGCAGCCGCTGGATTTCGGCCGTCTTGGTGCGGGAAGATGGTATCACGATGGTGACGCGACGGCTGCATATCGTCCGCCCCGATGACGCATCCCAAGGAAGCTAAAGACTGCTGCGTAGTTGTTTGATTCATTAAAGGTCTATGGTTTCTATCCAACATCAGACGGTGCTGATTACAGGGGCAAGCAGCGGCATTGGGGCAGCCTGTGCAGCAGCTTTCGCCGAAGCGGGGACACGGCTCATTCTCGCGGCCCGACGGCAGGAGCGCTTGCAGGCGATCGCCCAGGCGTTGGTCGATCAGTATGGAATCGCGATTCATCCCGTGGTTATGGATGTTTGCGATCGCGCCCAGGTGGAAGCCGTCTTGCAGGGCCTACCAGCAGACTGGCAGGCCATTGATGTGTTGGTGAACAATGCCGGGCTGAGTCGCGGGTTGGAGCCGCTCCAGCAAGGCAGTATAGAAGATTGGGACGAGATGATCGACACCAACCTCAAGGGGCTGCTCTACGTCACCCGTACCGTGCTGCCGGGCATGGTGGAACGGGGGCGAGGGCATGTGATTAACATTGGCTCCATCGCAGGACATCAGTCCTATCCCAAGGGCAATGTCTATTGCGCCACCAAGGCGGCGGTGCGTGCTCTCAGCCATGGACTGAAGATGGATTTATCGGGTACACCCGTGCGGGTAAGCTCTGTCGATCCAGGATTGGTGGAAACAGAATTCAGTCAGGTGCGGTTTCATGGCGACCAGGATCGCGCTGCCCAGGTCTATGCCAATGTGACCCCTTTAACGCCAGAGGATGTGGCTGAAGTCGTGCTATTTTGCGCCACCCGTCCTCCCCATGTGAACCTCAGTGAGATCTTGCTGTTGCCCACGGATCAATCCAGCTCTACCCTGGTGCATCGGCACGCCTAAGGGGCGATCGACCTTGAAATAGAGCATCGAGAGTCCCCGAGAGTTCCCAGGTGAGCTGCCGCAATCGATCGCTTAGACAGCGAATGGGCGATCCCATGAAAAGACCGTGTCGAAGGTAGATTGTGGGCGCGATCGCGGGGTTCTGCCACCGGGCCGA
Proteins encoded in this window:
- the murG gene encoding undecaprenyldiphospho-muramoylpentapeptide beta-N-acetylglucosaminyltransferase — encoded protein: MAHTSKLLIAASGTGGHLFPAIATAAHLSDYSIEWLGVPDRLETQLVPQTYPLHLIDFEGLQRRGLATVPVFGKLAKAIIFTRRLLRQGQFRGVFTTGGYIAAPAIMAARSLGLPVILHESNALPGKVTRWFSPWCTAVALGFEAAAAYLPHTQTICVGTPVRDAFRQTERSPLVDLPIPDDVPLIVVVGGSQGAVAVNRLVRNAASAWFEAGAWVVHLTGTNDPDVDTLKHPHYIARPFYDDMAGLLRRADLAISRAGAGTLTEFAITATPSILIPYPFAAEDHQTYNAAVFAATGAAQVCQQSALNAEHLQEKVLNLLRSPEQLQQMAKATQALAIADSAEQLALFIQKILNT
- a CDS encoding SDR family oxidoreductase → MVSIQHQTVLITGASSGIGAACAAAFAEAGTRLILAARRQERLQAIAQALVDQYGIAIHPVVMDVCDRAQVEAVLQGLPADWQAIDVLVNNAGLSRGLEPLQQGSIEDWDEMIDTNLKGLLYVTRTVLPGMVERGRGHVINIGSIAGHQSYPKGNVYCATKAAVRALSHGLKMDLSGTPVRVSSVDPGLVETEFSQVRFHGDQDRAAQVYANVTPLTPEDVAEVVLFCATRPPHVNLSEILLLPTDQSSSTLVHRHA